CAGGTGGAACGAGACGTTCGTCTATCACGGGATCAGAAGGTCGGAGTTGAGGCAAAGGGCGCTGGAGATCACCGTCTGGGATTACGGGGAGTACGATACGAACGATTTCCTCGGCGAGGTTGTCCTGGAGCTGGCTACGACCTGCCTCGACGACGAGCCCGAATGGCACCAGCTGACAGGCCACGGGGAATACCATCACATTGGGTATGTGGAATCATCTACGGTAGACACTTAGGATGTTTCACTATTTCATGCCTCCTGAGATGAGACGCAATCGCTAAAACGCATTCGTTCGCTTGTTGCAATGAGAGACTAGGAGTGATTCCTTAGAGATTGGTGACTGACGAATACTCATTGCGCTTCTTAGTCGCTGAATGCAAACAACGAGTACCCGagtcttctagtgcttctgagaaAGGCTAGGGCTGCTGTAGGCGCGCAGCCACCCTTGTTTTCTTGTTGTTGTCCCGAGTGCTTAGGCTCGGGGAGAAGGAATCCGTCGACGGTCACGTGCGTTAGCCTAACCAACGATACGGGCGTAGACACGGGGCGCGTAGTGGCGGTTGTTCGCGTGTAAATAGCAAAACGAAAGCAAAAATAAGGGGGAAACGAAAGAATCCGTACTGTGATATCCGATTGGCGTacgcgtacacgcgcgcgcacacgcacaTTATATGTACATACGTAGGTAAGCGCGTATCGCGTCGATCAGCGAATCCGTTCGGCTGATTCTTTTTCACCTAGCGCTAGCGAGAAGAGCGTAGCGTGAGATCTAAATTTCGCGTTGCACAGATACTATCAGGAGCCCGATGACATGGTGATAACACCGGTGGACTGCCATCTCAGTCCACCGCCGACGACGTCGCGGCTGAGCGACTCTGACACTTCCGAATGCGATATCACGGACTGCGACGTCTCCAGGGAGCAAAGGAGAACAGCTGACGGTGCCAGTATAAGcagtatcggcagttcctccaGGTAAGAGCCATCCATCGAAAATCTCTCTACGGTCGCGCGTACCCGTGAGCTCCGCTCTCCCGCACCGGCGACACGACGCAACCCCTCCGCGCGCTCGATACGGTATTACGATCCCTATTGAAACCGGAAGGGGAGAGAAGAGCCGTGCTAGTTTCACGGCCGCAAAAACCGGCGGCCATGTTCCGATCGAGCGGAAACCGAGCCAGGAAACGTCGAGCCGGTGACGAGAAACGTTTAAACGAACGACAATACCCCGGAGGCTCGAGCCGTCGCTTACCAATCGCCGACGGACACGTCGTGGGACCGGAAACCGCGGATCCACATGGACCTCGTATATCGTAAGACGCAGACGGACACGTTTGGGACCGCCTCGTCTAACACGTTTCACTTTCTCCGAGGAGAGGGCTCGTTTAGTCGCATCTAcgcgtatatgtatatacatatatatacgtagAGACACCGCTACCACGTTTGCATGTAGATTATACGTAGAACACGCTTACGTATGGCTCTCTGTCGAGCGTTTCGTTCCGAAGTCAGAACGGACGGAAGTCGTCTTTTTAGCGGGGATTGTTTTCAGCGAGTGAAGACGACGGTGCTCGTCGCGAACCATGGAGAATGGGATGCGCAGGCAGGAACAGGACGACGACAGGATAAAGACGTGGGGGTGGTTTCGGAGCTCGTGCTCGATAGCGTGTCTCGCGTGTCCGACGCGAGCCGAGGAGGACACCCGCGAGATTAACGCGCGGCGGTGGCCCCGCGAATCGATCCAGGCGGGGGCCGTCCCACCGATGGGCGGCGGATAATTTGTCGGCGAGAGAGGAGCGGTCTGGAGCTGTGTCGTGCAAGGTTCCGCGCCGCTGAACCGGTGCATTTCGTCAGGAATTAATGGTACTTAACGGGAGCGGCGTGCTCGTGTCCTTGGCCAACGGGAATCGCGTAACTAATCTGCCTTAAGATCCCGTTTACAGGTCTCGTAACCGGCGCCGTAACTGTCCTCGTAATGGTTACTCCCTCGGTGGCGTGCGACGCGCACTTAATCGTCAATAACACGAGCCGGTGTCGTTGCTCGAGATTAGCCGGCCGTTCGAGCGTTCCGCGTCATGCGTCTTTTACCGCATCGTTGCGCTTCTTCCGGTCCCTCCAGGAGGGAACGTTCCTCGATTGCTCCAAAGTGCACACCGTAAAGTCATCGAATAAACTAATACGATACACGTGTCAACGGCAGACGTATTGAAATCAATCAGCAGCGTACGTCTCGCGTACTCCTGTCTTCTTCTGCTTCTCAGCCGCTCGCGAGTTACGCGTCGTGGTCGACTTCAGCCAGGTGGAAGCTTCGCAGTTGACGATCTCAAGAAAAATGATTACGGGGCGGAGTGTTTTTTTCGGTAACTCGCGTGAAACGGCGTCCTCGTGACGTAAAGCCGTCGATCACGACTGTCGAAAGATAGACGGAGACAATGCCAGGTGGCGGCGAGGGGGTGTGAATACGGGCGCAAGGAGGGAGTGGGTGGCGGGAACGGGACAGAGaattagagaaagagagacagagagaggagagaggccGAGAGCCAAGTTATAAAACTGGGCAACAAGCCAATTGACATGCCAGTTGGCCTGCAACCACCGCTGGCTGCGGAAGCCAGCCTCTAAGCCTCGTATCCATATTAATATTCCAACGATGACGTCCGATCGTTATTTGTGAGTGCAAAGTGCTTACCCATCGGGCCTTTCGATCCTTTATTTTTCTCGGCGAAAAACAAGGCGGGAAAAATAGGGGGGGATGCTTGTTGGCCGGTGAAAATAGACGGAACGAAGATACGGACTACGGCAAAGTGACGGGGGGTTGAACGAAAGGGGTGGAACGGAAAAACAAAGAGGAAACGAATCGAAGCCTACGGCTACGGACAGTGGTAACCGCGGCGAACGGCATGTCTAAACAAATGCACTTTGAACGAGTCGTTTAATAAAGTTTTTTGCCGTTTGCGCAGAGGGTCGCAATTCGTGCAATTTCCTCGAATTTCGTGGCCACCGGCGACTTTCGAATTCAGTGGATCGCGAGGGTAATCGGTCGTGGCCTGTGACGAGTTAATCGGTTGTCTTTTTAATCCTCGAGGATCGCAGGTTCTTACGGTCGCAAATAGTGTATATACCAGTCAaccatttctctctctctctccctcttcctctttctctctaacAACGAATGTCTGAAACAAGGTGCACGGTAAAAGTATGTGTGTTGTACGaaggaagaggaaaagaaaatgATGGAGTGTGCTCAGTGCGCGGGTAATTATAGAATCGTTGGTGCAGTTTGGATTGCTCGGTGGCCTTAATTCGAAGGCCGCTCAAAGAACTCCGGAAGATTGAAGATTCACGAGGTTACCACTTGGCCGTGCCGATGGAATGTCGAAGACGGGTGGAATCCGTTTCGCCTCGAGACCCGCCACTTTGTCCCGCCGCCTGTCTGTCTCTCGGTTACCATTTCCAGCTCTAATTGGTCGGACCTTTGTAAATTTATTCCGCGGATGACGCTCGGAATGCCGCGTCCCTCGAGAGCGTTCTCGATCGTCCGCGTCTGTACCCGCCGGGCGGACAGTAATGCGATCGCCGTACGGAAAGCACGATCCGCACCACCtcggctcgctcgctcgctcgctcgctcgctttcGTTTTGTAATCAATCCCCTTATCTGTCTGGAACCCTCTCCCACGATTCGAGAGTGCTCGAATAATAATAGCGGGGAAGTTTCCCGGGGACTCGTTGAAAATTGCACGGCACAGCGTCGGAATCCTGGTTAGGGAAGTTGTCTTCGTAGCAGTTCTCGGCTCGCGAAACTTTCAGACTGTTCAATTTTTCATCGCGCAGACGGGGATCGGTTTCCGCGACGCCTCGAGGTCGGCCAGGAATCTGTAGAAACGAATCGGAACGGCGCGTGCTTCATTAATCCAGACTGGCCTTAATCTCGATGCGTCGCTgaccaatttttttttttttttctttccgtgATCGTCACGCTCCAGTTCGGTCGACGGTGAAAGCGATCGCGTGCGCGGAAAACGCGCCGCGGGACGAATAATTGAAACATCCGGGCGACACCGGGGTGAATCGGTCGGCGCGCGGTGTGCAGATATTTAATAACCTTCAATATCGCCTAACAGGATTGTCCGAAAGGGTTTCACCGGTGGTTACATTAATAAATCCACCGAGTCGGCGGCCGCGACGTGTCGCACGATCAGATTACTCTCTCTTCTTTCACCGCTACGTTCTTTCAGCCCCTTATCGAGGGCACGTGTATCTTCTCCAACTTTCGCGCTGCCTCTCGCGAATCAAAGACACACCCACGCGGGGCGAAGCTTGTTTCTCGCCCTTTAAAAACGCGATCGACGATCCCAGCTCTGTTGATCGGAAGTAACGATAGATTGATAACTCCTCGCGGCTGGCGATAGCCAGCCCATTTGGTCGATTGATTTCCCTTGTTATTTACCTTTGTTCTGTTCTTTGCTTTTTAGGTTTCATAATATGCCGTCGAATTATAAGCGGTACGGCATTACAAGTTATTActtcttctctctctcacacatgAATCACGCAGATCACGCAACGTTCTCTTGCATCCTCACCGTTACGTCGACCAGCGTACCCCTTCGCGTAGATCGGCTCCTCTCGCAGGGTGTAACCGAGCGTAGGCACCTGTTCTTGCATAGAGAGTACGAAGGGGCGCATTTCGACGCGATCCCCCGAGCGATTGCGAAAACACGGAAATAGTAATAGCGAGAAGAATGAGCCGTGTCAAAGAGGCTAGAGCGCGTATCGCCAGACGTATTCCCACCTTTCCTCGAACACGGCGACGATTAACGACTTGCTTGAGTTTCGCGTCATTATCGACGAGAAACGACGCGAACGAACACCCACGATGCAAAATCATAGGAACGCGTCACCGTGCATCGACAACAGGAGGGTTGAAGAGATCGTTCCACGGCTCTGATTCGTCTCAGCGTCGTGATCAGACGAGTTTAATCCTTGGCCAGGTCGTCTCGTTATCGTCGACTAACCTTGTactaaaataatattcatcccaGGGCCTCTCTATCTATCCGGTGGAAATTCACGTGGGAATACGGTGGGGCTCGTTAAAACTACCGTAACCAATGACGCGTCTTCCAGACGTATTCGAGTTGCTCCCTTGCGTGTCGAGCTTCCATATAAAGCGACCGCAACGGCTTCGACTTTCCGTATTAGTCGCGGAGTCCGTACCGGAGACTGCCTCTCCCGGCGCACCCTCTTCGCGTTCCTCTGCTCGCACGTGGACCGTGCGGATCAGAAGAACGAGAGAATCGCACAGACCTCTCGAGCCGTTATTTCGCCCGCGTAGGAACCGTTTACGGTTCGTTTCTCGTCGAACGCCATCGCGTTTTCGCgatgagagagaaaaaaaaaaaaaaaaaaacaaaagactAGACTGCGAACGATGATAAAGTAAACGTAGAAAGAGTCGAGGCGAGCGCAAGGACCGATAGTTTGGCGCTGAGATTCAGTAGGTCACCGATCATGTAGGCACACGTAGGCGTCATCATATGTCATCGCTTCTTGCATCTCCCACGTTTTACGAGACTTTAGATTGCGCGAGGACATGGCTTTTAGTTACTTGCTTAGTGCAATACGCGATGCATCGGCCGGGGTGGCTCCGTTCCCTTCCTCCGCCCCTCTCGCTCCTTCCGTTCTACCCGTTCCCTCGCCTCCCACGAAAGCTTTCTAACCGTGGAAATTTGTTGGGCAACGTCCAGTTCAACGGGGACGTACCGCGACGCTTATTGGCGGCGCCCGTTGCCaggaaccggaacgatgactgTCAGTACCATCGTAACTCGTGGCGATTCGCGCGCGATCAATCTCCCGGACACGGTTCTGTATACGCATTTGGCTCCGCTGATCGGCCGCGGGACCATTGTTTACAGCAGCCAAGCCAGCCTTTCTTTAGCGAACAGCTTCTTGGCAACGGATACCGTGCGGTCCTTCCATACGCGGAGGACACCGCGGAGGAGACGGTTCGACCGCTGTCCGGCTTCGTTGGCAAGTAACTCGCGAGAGAGAACTACCCCGCGCGTGGATCGCGACGACATGCAGTGGCACGTTGCAGCAGATCGACCGATTCGCGAGCTGCTCCGCGTCCATGGGACGAGGTAACTCGCATTAGCATCTTGGATAGTGATTCGTTCCGGTGTTACGTTCGCGGTGAATTCGGTGAAGCAAGCATTTGACGCGTCGTCCGATCGATCGATTCTAATGCGAACGTTAAAAATGGGAGGGTGGGTGCGATCGTAGTAGCAACGAGAGGGAACAGTTGGTCTCTCGCGCTGTGTCCATCGTTTCTCGCGGCACCGGTGGTCGCGTAAATATTTGAGAAGGACGAGATTCGCCTAGCGGTCTTCCCCTTGGGAAACTTTGACTATCGATCACCGGATGGATCGCTTTTATCCCGGATCCGGAGACACACCATCTTCCGTCCGTTATTGTTTCTGCCACGTAGTAGAGTGTACTCGCATCCTGTGTTTTGGTTTGTCCGCTTAAACCGACGTTACGTTCGTTGTGTCTGACCGTCGGAAGTTACCGCCAGAAGCCACACGCGCAGCGTAGATAATGCATATTTGATACACGTACACGTATACGCGTGCAGGCGTATAGGTGTATGTAGAGCAACGCCAATGAGAACCAGCCTGGCCGCATGCACTCTGTAATCTAGCGCGAGATCACAGCACTCGCCTTTACCCCTCCGCCTATAAATAAAGTACCTATGCAAGCGTGACACGACGATCACTAATTGGCGAAAAAAATGAACGCATGCCGGAGCAGCCACTATTCCAGCCCCCCGCCGGAAAGGGAGCTGTGCGTCGACGGGGAGCATCGAAGTCGAAGGGACATGTCGCCGCAGGGGCGTAAACGGGCCGCCCTCATGATACGGGATCAGCCGGCGTCTATTTCTGGTTACCAGACCTATCGCAAGGTGAGTAGCTGCGTCATTTTCACCGGTTTCCATCCTACGCCCACGGTAGGCGTGTTTTCTTTCCGTGAATTTAACGATCGTTCGGCCATAGATTTCACCTCTGTCGGAGCGTCTTCCGTCGAGCACACCGGCAGAGGCGCGTACGTGTTCAAGTCGAATCGACTCCACCGTCTATTCTCGTACGACTATTCGGACGCGTTCGCGTGCATGGATCATCGATTAGTTTTTACGCCACATCGCGCGGCGTTAGTTTCAAAATCCTCTCTAATCCCCAGGACGATATTCACGGGATGATGGGCCACAGATCGCACAGCGCAGCGCCCATGGACTCGCCTAGCCTCCGGTACCGTGGACGGTCTCAAAGCCCCACCGGTCATCGCTCTCTGTCTCCGCCCGAACACAGATCCATGCCCTACTCGCACGGCTACGTTCCACCCAGGTACCAACTACTTAACGATTATCATCGAACGACGAGCCTACGCGCGGCTAACGGAACCACGAGAATTTCCATGGAACGCGATCGTTCGCTTGCGTTACAGGTTCAGCTCGAGATCGGCCACAGCCACGCCCACCGGTAGTCCCAAGAAGAGACAGCTACCTCTGATCCCGATGGCTCTCAAGGAAAGGGCCGTGCAGGACCTCGAGGAGCGAGCTAGATTCATGAGACACCGCACTAGGCAGGTGCACTCCACGTACACGAGTTCCGGCATGGGAGGTGggtttaatttctatttttacgTACCGGCTGGATTGTTAATTCGAAACTTTTGGAATGCGCGATATGAGAGCGGGTGATGAAAGTTCGCGAGGGAATCCGCGCGACCTAATTGACCCTGTTCCCGACATTTTCGACGGAACTTTGCAATGGGATATTATTAAAGGGCGGATATAACATTTCGTATCGCGGGACATATAAAATTGGCCACGATTTAGGGAACGATATTGCGAGGAGTACACCGTTCTGCTCTGCGAATCTTTGAAGTGGCGTCTCTTCGCGGTGATGAAAGAGACGTACCTCGAGAGACGATGCACCTTCAAAGGAGGCGATTTCCATTTTTCAGGTTGGGAAAGACACTACAGCGGGCTGTCGGACTCGGATCTGCCCTCGATAGATCAGGATCCGTTATCTTTGCCGCACACTTACCGAATGCACAGACCGCGAAGGGGACACTTGAGTCCCGACAAAGACGTACTTGGAGATCTCGGTGACTCCGATATGGAGAGTATAGCCTCCGTGACGAGCAGTGCCTTCAGTACGCAATCGGAACGACCACGTGCCTCCAGGGGACTAATGTGAGTATAGTTCGATGCCATTCTTTACTCTTAACTATTCGAGTCGATGACCTTGCATTTCAAAGTCAGTGTACAAAGCAAAACGAGTTCCATAGAGAAGAAAGTATCCCTTTAGAGGAGACAGCCATCCATTGTACCATTTTTTACGTGACACTCGGGCGAATCGTGTCCTCCACCCGTGCGCCTCTACGTCCCAACGTTTCTGTTCTCCGTTTCCCACCGATTTTCTACTCATTTCATAGTTCATCCACGCAACTCTAGCTTGAGCCTCCACTCTCGTTGCCAAGTAAAAAAATTGTCGTTACGCTCGTCGATGGACCATGTACACCGCGCGCAGAATGGAACATTTGATGGCTTACCTTCTCATCGACGATAATCCCTGAATTAAATGGACATTGCCGAATGAAATGACACCCCGTAGCTGCACTGTCTCATCTCCCCCCCGCCTGCTTGTTAGGTCCCCCAAAAACATACATCCTCCCGCGCTCTCTTTCGaggaactctctctctctctctctctctacctacGTTCTAGTTGGCTAGACTGCACCTCCTATGCACCGTGTCAATGTCCATTTAATATTGTCCCATTCTAATAAAGCAGGGATTAGTGCGTGGCGTTGGTCGAACGGCTAGGTCTACCTACGTTTAAACACGTCACAAATTACATATATGTACGTTGTGTGTGTATAAATCACGAAGAGACTAATCAATCGTCGCACGTCCAACCtgcatttatatatgtatatatatttgttCGGCGAGTGACAAATGcaacaaaattctctctctgtaCCGTTTCTAATCTCTCGTTacaaaaaaaaatgcaaatgaatAAGAAACGTgaacgaaagaaagaaaaaaactcAGAAACGAAACCGGCCAAAAACCATGTATAAAGTATACCGAGAATACGAGACGTAGAAGAAATAGAAGGAAGAAGAGAAATAAAcgcgttcgatcgatcgcgaacgtgcGAGTAGAGTCTTTGTTTGTTCTTTGATAAATGTctaatgaaaagaaaaaaaaaataaatatgaaGAATGGGCTAAAAAGAAATCGTTAATCTAACCGCAGATGCGCTAAAACTCTATATGAAAAACATTGTTTGCAGACCGACAGTTAAAAACGTTTTAATACCCGGTGTCATATCCCCTATGCCCCTGCCCCCTAGGCGCAATAGGCGCAGGCACAGACTTAGGGTACCCTGCAGCGAATGTCACTGTCCGAACAACAATCCCACCAAGCCCAGGAGCAACAACCCCAGCAAGCACAATCCCACCCCGCATCCCCTCGTACGGAGCAAGTCCGCAGTGGTGCGCTCGTTGTACAGAAAGATGCGTACGCCGTTCACGAGGTCGCAGACCGTCGACGAGAACATGCTGAGATATTACAGCCCGGAGACCAGCGAGTACAGCGTCTCCGAGGGGTACATACTCAAGCCAGAGGAGCTAACCGGTAGCTCCAAGAAACGTATACCGGAGATATACGTCGAGGATTGCCTTCAGGTCGACTTCAACGATCGTCTCATCGAGAAGTTTCGCGACAGGTACACATCGCCCTACATGCTGGACCCGTTAACGCGTAGACGGTCCCGTAGCTGGCAGGACCGTGCCGGCAGAACCGCGAAATCTAGACACCACTTGTTCTCGAGAGGCCTGCACGACGTTACGGACGATCACGGGATCATTAGGAACCTAGACGTTAGCTTGCGACCGCGTAGATCTTTTTTATACACGAAGGCTAGGAGCTTCGACTACGACGTGCTGCACGACCACTACGCCGACCGTTTCGGTATCGGAGTACGCGCGGGCACGCTCTCCCGTAGAGCAAAGAGTTTCGAGTACGATACCATATCCAGCAACATATTCAGCGACGACAGCCTGAGAACGGCTCGTAGAAAGCTGAAGAAGAACATGGCCATCAACGACGCCGGCTACGGCGACAAGATACCGGCGTTGGGCGATCAGAGTAAATCGTACTTCGACTCGAACGGCGACGACAAGGTGCCCAAGATTCTGCTCGACCGTGAGAAGAATTACGACTACATGATCAAGCAGGATCACAAGCCGTTCTACGGGTACGATTCCGAGTTCAGCTGCGGCGAAACCGAGATCTATATGCCGCGTTTCGATAAACGGAACATCGATACGTTGGACCTAGCGAGCAAGGGTTACCACTCGTACGAGCTGTCCGAGGAGAATTCCTTCAGCAGCGACGATCAGGTCGGCCTGCGGAACGTCCTTGGCCGCGAGGACCCCACGAAACGGAAGTACAGGGACTCGACGTTTCAGGAGCACGACTCTCTGTTCGCCAGAGACATATCGGAGAAACGAACGAAGAACCTCGACAGCGATATCTGCGAGGCGACTAACGAGCACATTTACTGCAGCATCGACGAGGCGCTGTCCGCGGAGGCTTACGCCCGGGACAGAGGCGCCGTGTCCGATTTAGAGCAGTACGACAATCAAAGGATAGCGGGTCGTTCGCGCAGGCGAACGAAGAGCAGCGACTCCTACTTGGAGAACGGCTACGACGACGGTTACGACTGGAACGTCGAGTACGACGAGGGGTTCGTCGACAGAGGAAGAATGGACGATTACGATGAACGGGTGTACGACTACGAGGATCGAAACGTTCCAAGAGCCGACGCGAGGATGTACGAGGATTATTACGACAGAAGGGAGAGCGCCGGTCGGAGTGGCAGACGGAAGAAAAGATCGTCGCAGTACGTCGAGAGCGAGTACATATCCGACGGTTACCGCGATTATCGTTCCGCGGAGGAGTACGATTACCAAACGCACAGTGGTCCAGAGTGTGGTCGAGCGGACGTGTACCTGGACAACACGATACCACGAAGGAGACGAAGGAGAAGCAGCAGGAGGGGCAGCAGGGACGTCGGTACGGCCGTCTACGAGAACCTGCCACCGTACCGCGACACCCTCACGTCCGTCAGGAACACCCTCACCGTTCCAACGTTCTCCGAAAGCAAACGATTGATGCTGCATCGAGCAGAGTCGACGCCGATTCTACGCTCCGACGAGGAGCTGAGCTCCTCGGATAGAGCGGAACGGGCTAAACGGCTGTCGCGCCGGAAACGGAACAGCAGCTGCCCCGAGGCGAGGGAGCTCCGTTACTATGACCCGACGCGAAGAAAAGACGAAGAGAGAAGTACGAACTTCATACTTGACTCGGACGAGGATTTCGGCTCGATGGAGACGGTCGTGTGCGCGGACTGCTTTCGTCAGAAGAACGCGGCGATGGTTAGCGAGGGTAGCAGTAGACCCGTTTACTACGGGACCGAGCAGATTCGCGAGGGTTACGCGGAGCCAAGGTACGAGTACGAGGACGCGCAGGCACGTGATTATCCGGAACCATGCGAACTGGTTAGGTCGGGATCGTTACGTTCGTCGCAGGCGTATCGCGGTAGGCGTAAGAGTAGCTGTCCCGAGTGTCGCGAGTTAGCGATGTCCTCCGAGTTAGGTAGGTCCGGGTCGTTCTCGCGTAAGAGCGACGAGAGGAGGCCGTCGTTAGAGTCGAAGTATAGGTACCGTAGGCGAAACAGCAGTTGCCCGGAGGCTAGGGACCTCGAGCTGCTCGAGAAGAGGCAGCAGCAGCAACGCCAGCAACAAGCCCAGCAGCACCCGagtcaacaacagcagcagggtAGTAAGAGGAACGTAGCGATCAGCGACACCCTCGAGTACTACGAGTACTCGATGGAGAGCGAGAGCCAGTGCAGCGAGAACTGCGGATTTGGCCCGTGCGATCCGCGTAGGCCCCGTAACCGAGCACCCCACCCCGGTAACGCTAATTCAAGTCTCTTTGATTCCCAAACCGCTACCTCCGACACTGCTAAAAACTACCACCCACGGGCCGTCGATCACCACGAAACCTCACGAAACACGAAAACGTCGCCGCGCGGCTACGCCGACGAAACCGCCGTTGCCACGACCTCCCCGACGTCGTCCACCCGGCGGCGTTCGCGGAAAAAAACCGCCGCCGTCGATGAACCACGCGACGACGACGCGCGGGATCGCCGATCCTCCTCCATGCCCGAAAGCAGCGAGTACACCGGCCAGTCGAGCTCCTACGAAAAGACGTCCAGGAGCCAGCCGGACGATAACGAGCACGACGACCATAAGAGGGGTCAGTTCACCAGGAGTCTCAGCAACACCGACGCGCCACAGGACGACAAAGTTGGTGAGTGGACGTTTGCGTTACAATTGTGTATCGATGTCGCAATTCTAGTCTATCTTTTTCTCTCGCCCAACTGTTGTCGCGTTCACGTAATTCTCGTTCGTCAGATGGCAGTTTGAGCGACACGGCGATCGGCTTGAACGTCGAGGACTCCGCGAGAAGGGGTCGCAAGAGCTCGCCCGGCAGTAAAAGCGGAAGCGGAAGCAGCAGCGGCGGCGGTAGCGCAGTGCAGTACCAGTCGGGCCTCGGGAAGAAGAGTAGCAGCACCAGCCAGCTGTCCGCCACAGGTAACACATCGTCACACTAGTCGTTTTTGCTGATTCCACGTCTCGAACGTTGCGTGCGCGCGATGCATTGTTACTTTGCCCGGTAAATACCGATGCATTTCAAGAGCGGTCACGTGAAAGCGATTCGATTACGCGCCATACCTATTCTAACGCGATTACTAGTCTATCTTCTCTGTCTACTTCTTTCTATCTTGGCATCTTAATCTATATAGTCTGTCTCTTTGTAATAT
This sequence is a window from Xylocopa sonorina isolate GNS202 chromosome 6, iyXylSono1_principal, whole genome shotgun sequence. Protein-coding genes within it:
- the Rim gene encoding rab3 interacting molecule isoform X5, which produces MAAVPDMSHLTPEERSTIEEVIIRQKQEEEKENEIMRRKQDEVKILEERIRACSEKHKKAGVELHATCHICLKTKFADGVGHICNYCSIRCCARCGGKVTLRSNKVIWVCILCRKKQELLSKTGQWMTKAGLSAGENAMMLRGMQDMQVGGPPGLVDQTQDKRPKLERARSAAEKENLPLLLRSGSLLRRQYSQQEQGPGRRLSTSDSGVDMSVPPHWRNLPTPHVAAAYHQTQQPPRHPDAYAEDDPNLYRGEIDGLMKQQNYQRQRPIYPDQNTDLAMTYGQPTVEAGPPRSVVHPPQQHSVHQTQSAHPQQPVAGQGGLQQQRSFSSSEEDRSTPECASDEPDECEKGKGYYHHTGGPTSMSGGGRRQNGPQNGHHNTAAMTIEYNGHHPPREPRKEESTLVRRSFRRSADEWRADSRRFTERRGKKTVRFDGGTNVGGPQEDWSWEADRQGSQDSATKDSGIDTSSTFTSSEDSNRGDLPKHPLSWQVSRDGQKIIGHMVLRKQTGTGSSSSILGLKVVGGKLLEDGSMGAVIEKVKKGSTADIEGQLRPGDEVIKWNGRSLQGKAFREVYDIIAESRQDSEVELLVSRNLSPTTGPATMPAGPTPTTPMASRRIAAQTQWRQKHPETISGPQQPHHKGLKKCILWELYDARREKPSVLVTSPGSPDLHAQGRARHLRHTSGNANVGGSLQVKLSFDPMALRLIVMLICATELTPRSNGQPRNPYAKIFLLPDKSEKSKKRTKTLANTNDPRWNETFVYHGIRRSELRQRALEITVWDYGEYDTNDFLGEVVLELATTCLDDEPEWHQLTGHGEYHHIGYYQEPDDMVITPVDCHLSPPPTTSRLSDSDTSECDITDCDVSREQRRTADGASISSIGSSSRFHNMPSNYKRHYSSPPPERELCVDGEHRSRRDMSPQGRKRAALMIRDQPASISGYQTYRKDDIHGMMGHRSHSAAPMDSPSLRYRGRSQSPTGHRSLSPPEHRSMPYSHGYVPPRFSSRSATATPTGSPKKRQLPLIPMALKERAVQDLEERARFMRHRTRQVHSTYTSSGMGGWERHYSGLSDSDLPSIDQDPLSLPHTYRMHRPRRGHLSPDKDVLGDLGDSDMESIASVTSSAFSTQSERPRASRGLIPTVKNVLIPGVISPMPLPPRRNRRRHRLRVPCSECHCPNNNPTKPRSNNPSKHNPTPHPLVRSKSAVVRSLYRKMRTPFTRSQTVDENMLRYYSPETSEYSVSEGYILKPEELTGSSKKRIPEIYVEDCLQVDFNDRLIEKFRDRYTSPYMLDPLTRRRSRSWQDRAGRTAKSRHHLFSRGLHDVTDDHGIIRNLDVSLRPRRSFLYTKARSFDYDVLHDHYADRFGIGVRAGTLSRRAKSFEYDTISSNIFSDDSLRTARRKLKKNMAINDAGYGDKIPALGDQSKSYFDSNGDDKVPKILLDREKNYDYMIKQDHKPFYGYDSEFSCGETEIYMPRFDKRNIDTLDLASKGYHSYELSEENSFSSDDQVGLRNVLGREDPTKRKYRDSTFQEHDSLFARDISEKRTKNLDSDICEATNEHIYCSIDEALSAEAYARDRGAVSDLEQYDNQRIAGRSRRRTKSSDSYLENGYDDGYDWNVEYDEGFVDRGRMDDYDERVYDYEDRNVPRADARMYEDYYDRRESAGRSGRRKKRSSQYVESEYISDGYRDYRSAEEYDYQTHSGPECGRADVYLDNTIPRRRRRRSSRRGSRDVGTAVYENLPPYRDTLTSVRNTLTVPTFSESKRLMLHRAESTPILRSDEELSSSDRAERAKRLSRRKRNSSCPEARELRYYDPTRRKDEERSTNFILDSDEDFGSMETVVCADCFRQKNAAMVSEGSSRPVYYGTEQIREGYAEPRYEYEDAQARDYPEPCELVRSGSLRSSQAYRGRRKSSCPECRELAMSSELGRSGSFSRKSDERRPSLESKYRYRRRNSSCPEARDLELLEKRQQQQRQQQAQQHPSQQQQQGSKRNVAISDTLEYYEYSMESESQCSENCGFGPCDPRRPRNRAPHPGNANSSLFDSQTATSDTAKNYHPRAVDHHETSRNTKTSPRGYADETAVATTSPTSSTRRRSRKKTAAVDEPRDDDARDRRSSSMPESSEYTGQSSSYEKTSRSQPDDNEHDDHKRGQFTRSLSNTDAPQDDKVDGSLSDTAIGLNVEDSARRGRKSSPGSKSGSGSSSGGGSAVQYQSGLGKKSSSTSQLSATGRKRRLVFGKKGKSTFTVHRSEEVLPEDTASGRSGRQPSSASSDGEGSGDGDSWSPSLRMTGETGQLRDFIEDLGPGQVVGRQALGARCLGEIQLSLTQKKGYLEVEVIRAKDLKPKQGTKAIPAPYVKVYLVNGKKCIAKAKTAAAGRKTLEPFYQQSLAFRENCRGCILQVTVWGDYGRFEGRKVFMGIAQIVLDELNLNELVFGWYKLFGNISLVSGPPSVALSRRSSATSLESFKI